The Colias croceus chromosome 23, ilColCroc2.1 genome window below encodes:
- the LOC123702172 gene encoding uncharacterized protein LOC123702172 isoform X1, whose protein sequence is MNSFMADTDDYREAVESDLVLVCLFRTTMGSNGDVSSFQLLARLSFPTVETKPYNMPSTKEIDPRQSYAEEKFDNLLKYTSFMNARLKEPHNPAERKDILETGQKKLFAFIDTHIKDLKRLLFATDMALMSMVLLKLNKKMDTSEAKIKSTQAKIPFGLYTSPEFKCLGTSYYIASAHNQEDVQMILSSERKPHCYTFRGAFAFSGFYHRHSETTYVGPHAEQFQAKDPSQGLYCHSDDNWSDAQCIYKINPREEFPESVEYEPKVSYWCGPYRYFIPATTDIRCIFSIFSMNFILRFGYDGVTYKSSDLSFMYQNGQVFYTDEPWAGMSCWNWACKWRHNQNQRSNEFFVN, encoded by the exons ATGAATTCATTTATGGCAGACACGGACGATTATCGTGAAGCTGTTGAATCCGACTTGGTG CTAGTGTGTTTATTCAGAACAACGATGGGCAGTAACGGTGATGTTTCTTCTTTTCAACTA CTTGCCAGACTGTCTTTTCCGACTGTAGAAACT AAACCATACAACATGCCAAGTACCAAAGAAATAGATCCAAGACAGAGTTATGCAGAGGAGAAATTCGACAATCTTCTGAAGTATACCAGTTTCATGAACGCTCGCCTGAAAGAACCACACAATCCC GCAGAACGAAAAGACATCCTTGAAACGGGACAAAAGAAGCTATTCGCTTTCATAGACACGCACATAAAAGATCTCAAGAGGTTGCTCTTTGCGACGGACATGGCGCTAATGTCGATGGTCTTACTGAAGTTGAACAAGAAGATGGACACGTCGGAGgcgaaaataaaatctacgcaAGCGAAGATTCCGTTCGGATTGTACACTAGTCCGG AATTCAAATGCCTCGGCACATCATACTACATTGCGTCAGCTCACAACCAGGAAGACGTCCAGATGATTCTCTCTAGTGAGAGGAAACCTCATTGCTACACTTTTAGAG GTGCGTTCGCTTTCTCCGGCTTCTACCACCGTCACTCAGAGACCACGTATGTTGGACCACATGCAGAACAGTTCCAAGCGAAGGATCCGAGCCAAGGCTTGTACTGCCATTCCGATGATAACTGGAGCGACGCTCAGTGCATTTATAA GATAAACCCTAGAGAGGAGTTTCCAGAGTCCGTAGAATACGAGCCCAAGGTCTCCTACTGGTGTGGCCCGTACCGATACTTTATCCCAGCCACCACAGACATTCGCTGTATCTTCTCCATCTTTTCCATGAACTTCATCTTGAGGTTTGGTTACGATGGCGTCACTTATAAGAGCTCCGATTTGtctttt ATGTACCAAAACGGACAGGTCTTCTACACGGACGAACCCTGGGCCGGTATGTCGTGTTGGAACTGGGCTTGCAAGTGGCGACACAACCAGAATCAACGGTCTAACGAATTTTTCgtgaactaa
- the LOC123702172 gene encoding uncharacterized protein LOC123702172 isoform X2 codes for METYIKIFKIWLLVCLFRTTMGSNGDVSSFQLLARLSFPTVETKPYNMPSTKEIDPRQSYAEEKFDNLLKYTSFMNARLKEPHNPAERKDILETGQKKLFAFIDTHIKDLKRLLFATDMALMSMVLLKLNKKMDTSEAKIKSTQAKIPFGLYTSPEFKCLGTSYYIASAHNQEDVQMILSSERKPHCYTFRGAFAFSGFYHRHSETTYVGPHAEQFQAKDPSQGLYCHSDDNWSDAQCIYKINPREEFPESVEYEPKVSYWCGPYRYFIPATTDIRCIFSIFSMNFILRFGYDGVTYKSSDLSFMYQNGQVFYTDEPWAGMSCWNWACKWRHNQNQRSNEFFVN; via the exons ATGGaaacttacataaaaatatttaaaatatggcTG CTAGTGTGTTTATTCAGAACAACGATGGGCAGTAACGGTGATGTTTCTTCTTTTCAACTA CTTGCCAGACTGTCTTTTCCGACTGTAGAAACT AAACCATACAACATGCCAAGTACCAAAGAAATAGATCCAAGACAGAGTTATGCAGAGGAGAAATTCGACAATCTTCTGAAGTATACCAGTTTCATGAACGCTCGCCTGAAAGAACCACACAATCCC GCAGAACGAAAAGACATCCTTGAAACGGGACAAAAGAAGCTATTCGCTTTCATAGACACGCACATAAAAGATCTCAAGAGGTTGCTCTTTGCGACGGACATGGCGCTAATGTCGATGGTCTTACTGAAGTTGAACAAGAAGATGGACACGTCGGAGgcgaaaataaaatctacgcaAGCGAAGATTCCGTTCGGATTGTACACTAGTCCGG AATTCAAATGCCTCGGCACATCATACTACATTGCGTCAGCTCACAACCAGGAAGACGTCCAGATGATTCTCTCTAGTGAGAGGAAACCTCATTGCTACACTTTTAGAG GTGCGTTCGCTTTCTCCGGCTTCTACCACCGTCACTCAGAGACCACGTATGTTGGACCACATGCAGAACAGTTCCAAGCGAAGGATCCGAGCCAAGGCTTGTACTGCCATTCCGATGATAACTGGAGCGACGCTCAGTGCATTTATAA GATAAACCCTAGAGAGGAGTTTCCAGAGTCCGTAGAATACGAGCCCAAGGTCTCCTACTGGTGTGGCCCGTACCGATACTTTATCCCAGCCACCACAGACATTCGCTGTATCTTCTCCATCTTTTCCATGAACTTCATCTTGAGGTTTGGTTACGATGGCGTCACTTATAAGAGCTCCGATTTGtctttt ATGTACCAAAACGGACAGGTCTTCTACACGGACGAACCCTGGGCCGGTATGTCGTGTTGGAACTGGGCTTGCAAGTGGCGACACAACCAGAATCAACGGTCTAACGAATTTTTCgtgaactaa